From a single Paenibacillus sp. FSL R5-0345 genomic region:
- a CDS encoding DegT/DnrJ/EryC1/StrS family aminotransferase: MSIRQPSILPRILLSPPHVSGREQAYLEDAIHSGWIAPIGPQVDAFEREMAYYTGSKGALALSSGTAAIHLALRLAGVSQGDYVICSTLTFVASANPILYLGATPVFVDSEPETWNMCPLAFQRACQDLNDRGLLPKAAVVVNLYGQSADMEPIVEIANRYGITLIEDAAESLGAFYHGKASGTWGRFGIYSFNGNKIITTSGGGMLVSDDTEALEQARFWSTQARDTAPHYQHSEMGYNYRLSNLLAAIGRGQLELLEERVERRRYISQVYLERLGSVPGLHFMPEAPNCRSTRWLSALTIDEEIAGFSSNQLLKCLEFNNIEARPVWKPLHLQPLFENAFYYPYMEGHSVSDQLFTKGVCLPSGSSLSDDDLVRIMDAIESCIQNR, from the coding sequence ATGAGTATTCGTCAACCAAGCATTCTACCACGAATCTTGTTATCTCCACCGCATGTGAGTGGACGTGAACAGGCTTATTTGGAGGATGCCATTCACTCTGGCTGGATCGCTCCCATAGGACCACAAGTCGATGCTTTCGAACGGGAGATGGCCTACTATACAGGTTCAAAGGGTGCACTTGCATTAAGCTCTGGAACAGCGGCAATTCATCTTGCACTGCGTCTTGCCGGCGTTTCTCAAGGAGATTACGTGATTTGTTCGACGCTCACGTTCGTAGCTAGTGCCAATCCTATTCTATATTTGGGGGCTACACCTGTATTCGTAGACTCAGAGCCGGAGACATGGAATATGTGTCCACTAGCCTTTCAACGGGCCTGCCAGGATTTGAATGACAGAGGGCTACTGCCGAAAGCAGCCGTTGTTGTCAATTTGTACGGGCAGAGCGCAGACATGGAGCCGATTGTAGAAATCGCGAATCGTTATGGTATTACATTGATAGAAGATGCGGCTGAATCTCTAGGTGCTTTTTATCATGGAAAGGCTAGCGGTACTTGGGGCCGCTTCGGAATTTATTCTTTTAACGGTAATAAAATCATTACAACCTCAGGTGGAGGTATGCTTGTATCGGATGATACCGAAGCGTTGGAACAGGCTCGTTTCTGGTCTACGCAAGCGCGTGACACTGCACCACATTATCAGCATTCCGAAATGGGTTACAACTACCGTCTCAGCAATCTGTTGGCAGCAATAGGCCGCGGTCAGTTGGAGCTACTAGAGGAAAGAGTTGAACGACGTAGATATATTTCTCAAGTGTATTTAGAACGATTGGGATCCGTTCCAGGTCTTCATTTTATGCCGGAAGCGCCTAATTGTCGCAGTACACGCTGGTTAAGTGCGCTAACGATTGATGAAGAGATCGCGGGCTTCTCCTCTAATCAACTTTTAAAGTGCCTGGAATTTAACAATATAGAAGCTAGACCTGTATGGAAACCACTGCATTTGCAGCCGCTGTTCGAGAATGCCTTCTATTATCCATACATGGAGGGACATAGTGTATCTGATCAATTGTTCACAAAAGGTGTATGTCTACCCTCTGGAAGCTCCTTATCGGATGATGATCTGGTTCGTATAATGGATGCAATAGAGTCATGCATTCAGAACCGCTGA
- a CDS encoding GNAT family N-acetyltransferase — translation MSNFIILNSSLSEEWDAYLIQMDKKDIYFSAEFFRMFEDDFQQAELFVFKQGEKLIIYPYLLRSISHLPALIQLGLEGEWYDISTPYGYGGPISNVPRGAERSELYRQFSETFTDYCREKRIMTEFVRFHPFIGNATEAQNGLIAELNRNTAYIDLTVGSESALIQNYGGNHKRNIRKLKSAPFTIRKSELKDRIEPFTELYYGTLDDLQADPFYYFPQKFIEDTSLLPEGRVALFEAMDGDKAVAASIVLLDRPWMHYHLCGWDRAYLQWSPTKLLIHSAAVWGMENGYEKFHLGGGYTGNDELFQFKQKFATQLEPLDYYLGKRIFFPEVYERIMSLYDTGGAGNYFPLYRHPSFLNQNIMDHALK, via the coding sequence ATGAGTAATTTCATTATACTTAACAGCTCGCTTTCTGAAGAATGGGATGCTTATTTGATTCAGATGGATAAGAAGGATATCTATTTCTCAGCAGAGTTTTTTCGAATGTTCGAGGATGATTTTCAACAGGCAGAGTTGTTTGTTTTTAAGCAGGGTGAGAAGCTCATCATTTATCCTTATTTACTACGTTCCATTAGTCATCTTCCAGCACTCATCCAACTGGGACTTGAAGGGGAATGGTACGACATCAGCACACCTTATGGATACGGGGGACCGATATCTAATGTGCCTAGAGGAGCGGAACGATCGGAGCTCTATCGACAATTCAGTGAAACGTTCACAGATTATTGCAGAGAGAAAAGAATTATGACCGAGTTCGTAAGATTTCATCCTTTCATAGGCAATGCTACCGAAGCCCAAAACGGGCTTATTGCGGAGTTGAATCGGAATACAGCATATATAGATTTGACCGTTGGCTCAGAGTCAGCACTAATTCAGAACTATGGCGGCAATCATAAAAGAAATATTCGTAAACTAAAGTCAGCGCCATTTACCATTCGAAAGTCGGAGCTTAAGGATCGGATTGAGCCTTTCACCGAATTATATTACGGCACGTTAGATGATTTACAAGCGGATCCCTTTTATTATTTTCCTCAAAAATTTATAGAAGATACAAGCCTTTTGCCAGAGGGACGGGTAGCGCTGTTCGAGGCGATGGATGGGGACAAGGCGGTAGCCGCAAGTATTGTGCTCCTTGATCGGCCCTGGATGCATTATCACTTATGTGGTTGGGATCGAGCTTATCTGCAGTGGTCACCCACCAAACTTCTCATCCACTCAGCAGCGGTGTGGGGGATGGAGAATGGATACGAAAAATTCCATCTCGGTGGAGGATATACAGGTAACGACGAACTATTTCAGTTCAAACAAAAATTTGCGACTCAACTAGAACCACTGGACTATTACCTAGGTAAGCGAATATTTTTCCCCGAGGTGTATGAACGAATAATGTCGCTCTATGACACCGGGGGGGCGGGGAATTACTTTCCACTCTACCGGCATCCCTCTTTTTTGAATCAAAATATCATGGACCATGCTCTGAAGTAA
- a CDS encoding GNAT family N-acetyltransferase produces MNVQFRPLHEDDIHHACRLLKSNLPEHVYNQTIFACAGYPAYLQAACKCGGHSATLLIGAYIGEALIGFAEWRRMEQMLVLNNLNVDAPYRKDGIGGMLMAYGEKLAKRDDIKKLVLDVFSWNEQAHAWYLRLGFVEEGRTYWYVRDLDRSFVGSADFIAAGSHIDDEEVAYIIDDYPMAEAHHLKYGFSSFRIRTKQKTSVVGRLGERYFRIQLQSGEWDGGESLTDVLLDLDRERKLLLLSSDAFLRERDPALSLSTESIRMIKILD; encoded by the coding sequence ATGAATGTGCAGTTTAGACCGCTGCATGAAGACGATATACATCATGCATGCCGGCTCTTAAAGAGCAACTTACCGGAGCATGTTTACAATCAAACGATATTTGCTTGTGCTGGTTATCCGGCATATCTACAAGCAGCTTGTAAGTGTGGAGGACATTCAGCCACATTATTGATTGGAGCTTATATTGGAGAAGCGCTCATTGGATTCGCTGAATGGCGAAGAATGGAACAAATGTTGGTTCTGAATAATTTAAATGTGGATGCGCCTTATCGTAAGGATGGTATTGGCGGCATGCTCATGGCATACGGAGAGAAATTAGCAAAAAGGGATGACATTAAGAAGTTGGTGCTGGATGTGTTCTCATGGAATGAACAGGCTCATGCTTGGTATCTTCGTCTGGGTTTTGTTGAAGAAGGACGTACTTATTGGTATGTGAGGGATTTGGATCGTTCATTCGTGGGTAGTGCAGATTTTATTGCTGCTGGATCACATATAGATGATGAGGAAGTGGCGTACATCATTGATGATTACCCGATGGCAGAGGCGCATCATCTAAAATACGGATTCTCTTCTTTTAGGATTAGAACGAAACAGAAGACTTCAGTTGTGGGGCGGCTCGGCGAGCGGTATTTTCGCATCCAACTGCAAAGTGGAGAGTGGGACGGCGGGGAATCACTAACCGATGTGTTACTCGACCTAGATCGTGAGAGAAAGTTGTTATTGCTCTCATCCGATGCATTCCTACGTGAGAGAGATCCTGCGCTAAGCTTAAGCACTGAAAGCATACGTATGATCAAAATATTGGATTAG
- a CDS encoding sugar transferase — protein MYRHMKRGFDLVGAIVMLCIFSPVMAVVAVLIRIKLGSPILFKQQRPGLGEKPFFIYKFRTMAELYDTQGQPLPDERRYIKFGGIIRKLSLDELPQLVNVVKGEMSLIGPRPLLMRYSPYYSEQERLRFSVRPGITGLAQVSGRNTSSWKDRLSYDVTYVENLSFRLDALILCKTVLKVIRQDDVVANPGRHSLPLDEYRLNKKEGQA, from the coding sequence ATGTATCGCCATATGAAACGAGGCTTCGATCTTGTGGGAGCGATCGTTATGTTATGTATATTTAGTCCAGTCATGGCTGTGGTGGCGGTGTTGATTCGAATAAAGCTTGGAAGCCCAATCTTATTCAAGCAGCAGCGACCTGGACTGGGAGAGAAACCCTTCTTCATCTACAAATTCCGGACCATGGCTGAACTGTATGACACGCAGGGTCAACCGTTACCTGATGAGCGACGATACATCAAGTTTGGCGGAATCATCCGGAAGCTAAGTCTGGATGAATTACCGCAATTGGTGAATGTTGTTAAGGGAGAAATGAGCCTGATTGGTCCAAGACCTTTGCTCATGCGGTACAGCCCTTACTACTCCGAACAGGAGAGGCTGCGTTTCTCAGTAAGACCGGGAATTACGGGATTAGCACAGGTGTCAGGACGCAATACTTCGTCATGGAAAGATCGACTTTCGTATGATGTCACTTATGTCGAGAATTTAAGCTTCAGACTGGATGCGCTGATATTATGTAAGACCGTCTTGAAGGTGATTCGCCAAGATGATGTTGTAGCCAATCCAGGTCGGCATAGCCTTCCTCTGGATGAGTATAGGCTGAATAAAAAGGAGGGCCAGGCATGA
- a CDS encoding LCP family protein: MRSWKKRLHLRGKSDRKFTRKQIVMRRIGRFALIGFLIVIVVGGIWIRGVLNPEQRFQKAVLNPLTIPSSKISVVPVGKTQSEETSKSPVNTEITVPPSSEPTATTSASDKKTSSFNVVLIGTDTWGGEISRADTIMVVHVMPEQRKVNIVSVPRDTRVYVQNVGYTKINHAHIVGESKGGNEQGTLTLIQAVSDFMNIPIHHYIKTNFSGVRDFIDSIGGIDMVIDQDVTITPEITIKKGEQHLDGVHALYLARERYSTPNGDFSRQEEQFNIVRAVANKLLSPEHLPDLAGLLLHEKKDIIDTSFSDSDLLSLAWLFKGITSDDFQYEQIPGNNSFGPDPLVGTKVYYWSADLKQVNSLKERLFTD; encoded by the coding sequence ATGAGAAGTTGGAAAAAGAGATTGCATTTGCGTGGCAAGAGCGACAGGAAATTCACAAGAAAGCAAATAGTCATGAGGCGAATTGGAAGATTCGCCCTGATTGGTTTTCTAATTGTGATTGTCGTTGGTGGGATTTGGATTAGAGGGGTGTTAAATCCTGAACAGCGTTTTCAAAAGGCGGTCCTTAATCCATTGACGATACCTAGCTCTAAAATTTCTGTGGTTCCTGTGGGGAAAACGCAGTCGGAAGAGACTTCGAAAAGCCCAGTAAATACGGAGATTACGGTACCTCCATCATCTGAACCAACAGCGACAACATCTGCATCCGATAAAAAAACTTCATCCTTCAATGTTGTACTCATTGGAACTGATACGTGGGGCGGGGAGATTTCGCGTGCAGATACCATCATGGTTGTACATGTGATGCCGGAACAGCGGAAGGTGAACATCGTCTCTGTGCCGCGTGATACAAGGGTTTATGTACAAAATGTCGGATATACCAAAATTAACCACGCTCATATTGTTGGGGAATCCAAAGGTGGGAATGAGCAAGGAACACTGACGCTTATTCAAGCGGTGAGCGACTTTATGAATATCCCCATTCATCATTACATCAAGACGAACTTCTCAGGTGTTCGTGATTTCATCGATTCGATCGGTGGGATTGATATGGTGATCGATCAGGACGTGACCATAACGCCAGAGATTACCATCAAAAAAGGTGAACAGCATCTAGATGGCGTTCATGCACTCTATCTTGCAAGGGAGCGGTATTCTACTCCGAACGGTGACTTTAGTCGTCAAGAAGAGCAATTCAATATCGTTAGAGCTGTGGCCAATAAGCTACTCAGTCCTGAGCATCTTCCGGATCTGGCGGGATTACTACTCCATGAAAAGAAAGACATTATCGATACAAGCTTTAGCGACAGTGATTTGCTCAGCTTAGCTTGGTTATTCAAGGGGATAACTTCCGATGACTTTCAATACGAGCAGATACCAGGTAACAACAGTTTTGGTCCTGATCCGCTAGTTGGAACCAAGGTGTACTACTGGAGTGCTGATTTAAAACAGGTGAATTCACTTAAGGAACGTCTTTTTACGGATTAA
- a CDS encoding polysaccharide biosynthesis protein has product MRMRIVRLVMLDAGIIAASVWLVFLLRFDFQIPEMYVWMLPWAILIHIAVYAAFSFGFKVYNNIWRYTGMRELLQLLKVSVLTLVGVIVVNVSAHAVVPSYRLPISIYFAAGYVFLGIVGLRMVKRLLNDGFETTGTKEAFEGNLLIVGAGKAGILVTKDIKHSRFKFMNPVAFIDDDISKQKLEVMGLPIVGNRNFIPEAVDQLDIAFIIIALPTAPQNDLMEIIEICKSTKAQVKLMPSMTEILDGKMAVNRIREVSVNDLLGRTPVEINTEEIRENLGSECILITGAGGSIGSELCRQLAAYRPKEMLLLGHGENSIYLIEQELRQLYPDQKIQPIIADIQDVSRIDSVFQNFRPTIVYHAAAHKHVPLMEMNPVEAVKNNVIGTRNVAEASAKYGAKRFILISSDKAVNPTSVMGATKRAAEMIINDQNSSSKTVFAAVRFGNVLGSRGSVIPLFKRQIESGGPVTVTHMDMVRYFMTIPEAVQLVIQASVLAQGGEVFVLDMGKPVRIYDLARDLIRLSGLEPDKDIPIVITGIRPGEKLYEELLTEEEGLMVTNNYRIMISRPQSVSRSELNLVLGVLENLCKRYEFVPSSYQIKKLLKQLIPSYSGFQEEPQVVTHELERIKSEVHAGI; this is encoded by the coding sequence ATGAGAATGCGGATCGTCCGTTTGGTCATGTTGGATGCGGGGATTATTGCGGCTTCAGTGTGGCTTGTGTTTTTACTTCGGTTTGATTTTCAAATCCCTGAGATGTACGTGTGGATGCTTCCGTGGGCTATATTGATTCACATTGCGGTGTATGCGGCCTTCTCATTTGGATTCAAAGTGTATAACAATATTTGGCGATACACGGGAATGAGAGAGTTATTGCAGCTGCTGAAAGTGAGTGTATTAACACTTGTTGGCGTGATTGTTGTCAACGTATCCGCACACGCAGTAGTTCCTTCCTATCGACTACCGATTTCTATTTATTTTGCAGCGGGTTATGTGTTCCTCGGCATTGTTGGGTTACGAATGGTTAAACGTCTTCTTAATGATGGGTTTGAGACAACGGGTACGAAGGAGGCCTTCGAAGGTAATCTTCTAATCGTAGGGGCTGGTAAGGCAGGAATCCTCGTTACGAAAGATATCAAGCATTCAAGGTTCAAATTTATGAATCCGGTCGCCTTCATTGATGATGATATATCCAAACAAAAGCTGGAAGTAATGGGGCTCCCGATTGTGGGTAACCGAAATTTCATTCCAGAAGCCGTGGATCAGCTGGATATTGCATTCATTATTATTGCCCTTCCGACAGCACCACAAAACGACTTAATGGAGATTATCGAAATCTGCAAGTCAACCAAAGCACAGGTTAAGCTAATGCCTAGTATGACAGAAATTTTGGACGGGAAAATGGCAGTTAATCGAATCCGTGAAGTGTCCGTAAATGATTTGCTGGGAAGAACTCCTGTTGAGATTAACACTGAGGAGATTCGCGAGAATTTAGGGAGTGAGTGTATCCTCATCACGGGTGCTGGAGGCTCCATCGGTTCGGAACTGTGCCGGCAGCTAGCTGCATATCGTCCGAAGGAAATGCTGCTTCTTGGGCATGGTGAGAACAGCATTTACCTGATTGAACAAGAGCTGCGTCAGCTATATCCCGATCAGAAGATTCAACCCATCATAGCGGATATTCAAGATGTGTCGCGGATCGATAGTGTATTTCAAAATTTCCGACCTACGATCGTGTATCACGCCGCAGCGCATAAACATGTTCCACTTATGGAGATGAACCCGGTCGAGGCAGTTAAGAACAACGTTATCGGAACAAGGAATGTTGCGGAGGCGAGCGCCAAATATGGTGCAAAGCGGTTCATTCTCATCTCTTCAGACAAAGCGGTTAATCCAACCAGTGTCATGGGAGCTACGAAGCGGGCTGCAGAAATGATTATTAATGATCAGAATTCATCCAGCAAGACGGTTTTTGCCGCTGTCCGTTTCGGAAATGTACTCGGTAGCCGGGGAAGTGTTATTCCGTTATTCAAAAGACAGATTGAGAGTGGTGGCCCGGTTACAGTCACCCACATGGATATGGTGCGGTATTTCATGACGATTCCTGAAGCGGTGCAATTGGTTATTCAAGCGAGTGTACTGGCACAAGGCGGCGAGGTGTTCGTGCTTGATATGGGTAAGCCAGTTCGGATATACGATCTAGCAAGAGATTTAATACGTCTGTCCGGCTTAGAACCCGATAAAGATATCCCCATTGTGATCACAGGTATTCGTCCTGGAGAGAAATTATATGAGGAACTCCTGACGGAAGAGGAAGGGTTGATGGTTACCAATAACTATCGCATCATGATCAGTCGTCCTCAAAGTGTATCCAGATCTGAATTGAATTTGGTTCTTGGAGTTCTGGAGAATTTGTGCAAACGGTACGAATTTGTGCCGAGCAGTTATCAAATTAAGAAATTATTAAAGCAGCTTATTCCGAGCTATTCGGGCTTTCAAGAAGAACCACAGGTTGTTACTCATGAGCTTGAACGGATCAAATCCGAAGTTCATGCGGGGATCTAA
- a CDS encoding glycosyltransferase family 4 protein, producing the protein MEPKASKSQPAESYDNKQNKRNNKRFGSIPAEDCGPVRVAFVASIFGHFESFHLPYMELLQQKGCEVHAYAQPGEARLRLEEKGIVCHDVPIQRSPLQMQNWAALRMLTESFKKEGFQFVHVHTPVASILGRIAAYRAGIPCTLYTAHGFHFFKGAPLVNWMLYYPLERLMARWTDVLITINSEDYTRAQRFSVRKKVIYVSGVGLDLQVYSSVRNHPEVEAEKADRRRQLFDLPKIEHDEPPFVILCVAELNANKNQKQLIEALGQLGARAANIHLAFAGTGPLEQTLLELANRLGVSDRVHMLGYRRDIPDLLRACDVAALVSYREGLPRAIMEAMAVGKPVIGTHIRGIRDLIEHESTGMLVPVDDIVATAKAFIQLRDDSALTTAMGETNKESIIRYGLPAVLREMDSIYIEALNKEERKRVPSDMQPSLSGD; encoded by the coding sequence ATCGAACCAAAGGCATCGAAAAGTCAACCGGCCGAAAGCTACGACAACAAGCAGAACAAGCGCAATAACAAGAGGTTCGGGAGCATACCTGCTGAAGACTGTGGGCCGGTAAGAGTCGCTTTTGTAGCCTCCATTTTTGGGCATTTTGAGAGTTTCCATCTACCTTATATGGAGTTATTGCAGCAAAAGGGATGTGAAGTGCATGCTTACGCACAACCTGGTGAAGCGAGATTACGGTTAGAAGAGAAGGGAATCGTCTGCCATGATGTGCCCATCCAGCGCAGTCCTTTGCAGATGCAGAACTGGGCGGCTCTAAGGATGTTAACGGAAAGCTTCAAGAAGGAGGGATTTCAGTTCGTCCATGTACATACGCCAGTTGCTTCGATTCTCGGACGGATTGCAGCCTATAGAGCAGGTATACCTTGCACATTGTATACAGCTCACGGCTTTCATTTTTTCAAGGGAGCCCCTTTAGTGAATTGGATGCTTTATTATCCGCTGGAGCGGTTAATGGCGCGCTGGACAGATGTGCTGATCACCATAAATAGTGAGGATTATACACGTGCCCAGAGATTTTCTGTACGGAAAAAAGTGATCTATGTGAGTGGTGTAGGACTCGATCTCCAGGTTTACAGCAGCGTACGTAATCATCCTGAAGTTGAGGCAGAGAAGGCAGATAGGCGGCGCCAACTATTTGATCTTCCAAAAATCGAGCATGATGAACCGCCCTTTGTCATCCTATGCGTTGCTGAGCTAAACGCCAACAAGAATCAGAAGCAGTTGATTGAAGCGCTGGGTCAGTTAGGGGCTCGAGCTGCTAATATTCATCTGGCTTTTGCGGGTACGGGGCCGCTTGAGCAGACACTATTGGAACTTGCTAATCGGCTAGGTGTCAGCGATCGCGTGCATATGCTTGGATATCGCAGAGATATTCCCGATCTGCTTAGAGCTTGTGATGTTGCTGCACTTGTGTCCTATCGGGAGGGATTACCTCGGGCGATTATGGAGGCGATGGCAGTAGGAAAACCTGTTATCGGTACACATATTCGGGGGATTCGTGATTTGATCGAACATGAGTCAACAGGCATGTTAGTTCCCGTTGATGATATTGTCGCTACCGCTAAGGCATTTATTCAACTACGAGATGATTCAGCATTAACCACAGCGATGGGAGAAACAAACAAGGAGAGTATCATTCGCTACGGATTGCCTGCAGTGCTCCGTGAAATGGACTCGATCTATATAGAAGCATTGAATAAGGAGGAAAGAAAGAGAGTTCCGTCTGATATGCAACCTAGCCTGTCGGGAGATTGA
- a CDS encoding O-antigen ligase family protein, with protein MTSVSVVGKPYTMRNLFLFAVMGYIICLPAQIDFGGAFRIAPSDLFLMLGLFTAGIHLKLDRRQFSSWHWGMLFIFVLASFVSIWRNGFITQYALLQKDFGFILLLLTYIMLVQAVDSWDRLYKMLRAFLISVLIFNSLALFDFFSGVKVPYMVQDGRLSGMLIDPNAYGGLLVTAFAIHIMTSGNGVKLLRGWVSTLATITLAGGIMMTFSRSSWIGLFLVLLTLLLTNPSRLLKIGMGFSVAFAALLLYKGTAYLDVLGNMASRPSQIQSRLDIIGKAVDWIAQSPLLGIGLGSYNYELRIIIHNTPIWFMTEFGLLGLIVYGGFMIWFFIVGLRSYRAADKVNRPIIMALLLSHAAMIGLSMGIEALFQRYWWFMMAMNAACIRLTNTGWKGVMRYRTKGIEKSTGRKLRQQAEQAQ; from the coding sequence ATGACATCTGTATCCGTTGTAGGGAAACCCTACACCATGCGTAATTTATTTCTGTTTGCGGTTATGGGTTACATCATCTGCCTTCCGGCCCAAATTGACTTCGGTGGCGCCTTTCGAATCGCACCCTCTGATCTATTCTTGATGCTTGGTTTGTTTACGGCAGGTATACACCTCAAATTGGACCGAAGGCAGTTTAGTTCATGGCATTGGGGAATGTTGTTTATTTTCGTCCTAGCTTCATTTGTATCCATTTGGCGCAATGGATTCATTACGCAATACGCTCTATTGCAAAAAGATTTTGGGTTTATACTCCTGCTGCTGACGTATATCATGCTTGTTCAAGCTGTAGATAGCTGGGATCGGTTATATAAAATGCTACGTGCTTTTCTGATCAGCGTGCTGATCTTCAATAGTCTGGCTTTGTTCGACTTCTTTAGTGGAGTTAAGGTTCCGTATATGGTGCAAGATGGTCGTCTCTCTGGGATGTTAATTGATCCGAATGCATATGGCGGGTTACTAGTAACGGCTTTTGCCATTCATATCATGACGAGTGGGAACGGAGTGAAGCTACTTAGGGGATGGGTGAGCACGCTAGCGACGATTACCTTAGCCGGGGGAATCATGATGACCTTTTCGCGATCGTCATGGATTGGTCTGTTCCTTGTTCTACTTACGCTTCTCCTGACGAATCCTTCTCGACTTCTAAAGATCGGCATGGGGTTTAGTGTCGCGTTTGCAGCACTGCTGTTGTATAAAGGTACTGCTTATCTGGATGTACTTGGGAATATGGCTAGTAGACCCTCGCAGATTCAATCACGGCTTGACATCATTGGGAAGGCAGTAGATTGGATCGCCCAAAGTCCATTATTAGGGATTGGACTTGGTAGCTATAACTATGAATTGCGGATTATTATCCATAATACTCCGATTTGGTTTATGACGGAATTTGGCTTACTAGGCTTGATCGTGTATGGCGGCTTCATGATCTGGTTCTTCATCGTCGGGCTCCGTTCTTATCGCGCGGCAGATAAGGTGAACAGACCGATCATTATGGCATTACTGCTATCTCACGCAGCGATGATTGGACTTTCGATGGGCATTGAAGCCTTATTCCAGCGGTACTGGTGGTTCATGATGGCTATGAACGCGGCTTGCATCCGATTAACGAATACGGGGTGGAAAGGAGTGATGCGGTATCGAACCAAAGGCATCGAAAAGTCAACCGGCCGAAAGCTACGACAACAAGCAGAACAAGCGCAATAA
- a CDS encoding oligosaccharide flippase family protein, with product MGFIFWNGLTDMTFASLRYLFGNITYAGAQFVIVILLNKFGSSEIVGQYSLGLAVTAPIFMLSHLHLRSVLIVDASGKYIFGDFFGLRLVTTAVAFTITAGCCIVGGFDWNTAIVIFFIGLYRIVESVSDILLGIVQKQEKLDQISFSRTAKGLFSILAFALVFIPTQSLILALLVMIIGWLAITIAYDARKARVYTSLRPLFKNRQLWGLLIISSPLGIVLALMSLNTNIPLYAISYFKGEHDLGIYATLSYMIVACNVIVTALGEAITPRLARWHAAGRHKEFVTLLSRMIAMGVGISAVACLIGWIFGSQVLTLLFSPDVAAEIGLFHWLLVSTLLVFVSSYLWYAITATGKYKAQIPLFLCSVITNGLTCLIFVPIFGVIGAAMGASLALFVQMIGSVIVLYLVIRQARKQVQRELAA from the coding sequence TTGGGCTTCATCTTCTGGAATGGTCTAACGGATATGACCTTTGCTTCTCTTCGATATTTATTCGGGAATATCACTTATGCAGGTGCTCAGTTTGTGATTGTAATTCTGCTTAATAAGTTTGGATCATCCGAAATTGTTGGGCAATATTCGTTAGGTCTTGCTGTGACGGCTCCCATCTTCATGTTGTCGCATCTGCACCTGCGCTCGGTCTTGATAGTTGATGCCTCTGGGAAATATATTTTCGGAGATTTTTTTGGCCTTCGACTCGTGACAACCGCTGTTGCATTCACGATTACAGCGGGTTGTTGCATCGTCGGTGGTTTTGATTGGAATACAGCTATAGTCATATTTTTCATCGGATTGTATAGAATTGTTGAGTCGGTCAGCGATATTTTGTTGGGCATCGTTCAGAAGCAAGAGAAGTTAGATCAAATATCTTTCTCGAGAACCGCTAAAGGATTATTCTCCATACTTGCCTTCGCCCTCGTATTTATCCCTACTCAGAGTCTCATTCTAGCGTTGTTAGTCATGATCATCGGATGGTTAGCAATAACGATTGCATACGATGCTCGTAAAGCGAGAGTCTACACATCGCTCAGGCCACTTTTTAAAAATAGACAATTGTGGGGCTTGCTGATCATCAGTTCACCCCTAGGCATTGTGCTCGCGTTAATGTCGCTAAATACCAATATTCCATTATACGCAATCTCTTACTTTAAAGGGGAACATGATTTAGGTATATACGCTACGCTCTCATACATGATTGTTGCCTGCAACGTTATTGTTACTGCGCTCGGTGAAGCGATAACGCCACGTCTTGCCCGTTGGCATGCTGCTGGGCGTCATAAGGAGTTTGTTACTTTGCTCAGTCGAATGATTGCAATGGGGGTTGGAATTAGTGCGGTTGCTTGTTTGATCGGGTGGATATTTGGGTCTCAGGTGCTAACCCTTTTATTCAGTCCAGATGTGGCTGCAGAGATAGGTTTATTTCATTGGTTGCTCGTTTCTACCTTGTTGGTGTTTGTATCGTCTTACCTGTGGTATGCCATAACGGCTACGGGCAAGTACAAAGCGCAGATTCCGTTGTTTCTATGTTCAGTAATCACTAATGGGCTTACTTGTCTGATCTTCGTACCCATTTTCGGGGTGATAGGTGCTGCAATGGGGGCTAGTTTGGCCTTATTCGTTCAGATGATTGGCAGTGTGATCGTGCTTTACTTGGTAATTCGTCAGGCAAGGAAACAGGTACAACGGGAATTGGCCGCATAA